The Panthera leo isolate Ple1 chromosome A3, P.leo_Ple1_pat1.1, whole genome shotgun sequence genome contains the following window.
AGCCCTGGTGCTGACACCCAATCCCCAAGCTTCCTGATGCCCACTTCTTCCTTAAAGCAGACATGCAGAGACAACCAGTCACAAATTTGCCTAAGAACATGAGAAATACCTTTTTGCTGACATAAGGCAAACCCCCAATATCGCATTGAATCACATGGAAGCTGCTGTTATtctagacttttaaaaactgatagaatAATGACAATGTCATATGGTGCAAATCATCCTTTTCTGAATGctagaaaatgtttttccaatATTAACCAGGGCACATAAACCCCAAGACAATGCACAGCATTGTGCCCTGCTCTAGATGGGGATGATACCAATTGGCCCCCAAATTCtaagttaaatataaaaccaaCACAAGGGGATGAGCTCAGGCATATACAAAAGCAACTGTGACTAACATAGGCATGGTTAAACttccacaggaaaaaaaggggtggggagacCGTCACATCTAAAGGTGGAAGATCCTTTAACTAAAGAagggtggtggttgccagagcGGGGAAAGAGAGGCCCCAAAGGCAGAGATTAGCACCGTCTGCAGCTGGGACCCATCCAGTGGCAGTGAAGGTTCTATCTTTAAAACTGAACCAAACTCACCAGGATCTCAGACTACAGTTCCCAAACAGCTCAGGTAtgacctcctccaggaagccctctctctctcacacacatacacacacgtacacatacatgTCAGCTGTAGCCCAAAGTCTCCCTGAGGGCAAGGACCATATCTCTGTCTTTTATTCCCAGTGCCCGCCCTGAGGACCTGTCCCAGGAAGCACTCAGGGAATGCCAAGTGTTAGCCTGGGCAAGCTGAGACAGTAAAACAAATCTGAGGACATGGAAGAAGAGGTCACAGGGTAGGGACAAGGATTTTGAAAGAACTAAAAGACCAAACTCTCTCAAAGTGGCCTGGTCCCACTCAAAGGGACCCCAATGCCCAGGACTGATCACACCACAACAGGCAGTGCCAGAGGTAGGTCGATCAGGTTGACtggcttcctcctccacccctcagTCCCCACTCACAGGCCAGCAAACCTGTGCAGTGGGCGTTTAGCGGCTGGCTCAACCCTTAGGCAAGAAGGAACCCGCCATCTCACCGCGTGGGATGAACAACAGATGACCTGCACGGACTGTGGGAAAGCTAAGAGAGGCATACACCCAAAAAGGCACTGCAGCTTTGTGTCACTAGAGGCCCAGTGACCCGGCAGGGATCCGGTTGACTGAAGAGCGGGGCGGGGACTGAGGTGAGAAGGTTCCGGGGCAGAGGCTTCCAGCCAGTGAGCCCAGAGGGAGGCCTGCTACCACCACTCGCAGGCACACGCTGCTGAGCGCCCTGGCAAGCCACCATCAGGGAATTAATTCGAGGTATAGGCAGAAACAACTCCTGTTCTGCTCCAACCAGAAAAGCTCAGGTAGAAGGTACAGGATTCTAGCTCTCCTTCAATACCCACCCGCTGAGAGACATTCCTGAACTCTTGTGCCTGCCACTCGTGCCCAGGAAGCACCCTCACAGTCTGCCTCTGCTTCAAGGGAATTCTAGAAAACTCTTCTCTGTAAACAAATGTGCCTGCTTTGTGGGTCAGGAGAGGACAGGTACATAGCCAGCATTTTCCCCTTTCGACTCACATCCTGGAAAGATCAGAGTCCGACAGTTGGTTGCTCTTTGTCTGTTCAGATGAACTCTGCCCTGATGTGTCCTTAAATCTACTCCCCAACACAGTGGAGCCAGAGGCAGTGTGATGTAGTGTTCAAAGCACAGCCTCTGGAATCTGGATCCTGGGGTCCTCGGCACGACTCCATCATTCGCTGTGTGCACTGGCACTTTTCttgcaagcctcagtttcctcgtcttaAAATGCAGACGGGAACAAACCCTTGCCAATAGTGATGTTGTAAGCAATCAGTGAGATGATTATGTAAGGTGGGGCACTTACATAGCAGCCAATTATCATTATTGCTggtactattattactattactattgttgctcgtattactattattactagtACTATGATTACTAGTAGTATTGttgttactattactattactattactattactattactattactatacAAGCAGTCTTCAGCTACTTCACTACTAATTGGGAAATCTTTAATAAAACTGGATCCCAAATTCTATTGCTATGCTTCAAAACTATATTTATGCCAACATCAAAAAGGcgtttgggggaaaagaaagatttttcaaaTGGGCAGGGGATGAcacacatgaatgaataaacctCCAGATTTAAAAGTGACTGTAAACTCTGTTCAGTTATATCCGTCTCAGAAGTCACGGAAACGTTAAGAGGAGAGATGAGTCAGAGTTATCTTCATCAGATAACCCACAGGCAATGTCCTTCTTTCAATGAAACGCGTCTACAGACATAGGAAGTAGGGTAATAAATCCAGGCGGCTTTTCCATTCAGAAAGATCTCAGGGAAAGGACTCGGTCTGACGGCATGAGTTAGAGTCACATACGTCtccaaaattaagatttttcaCTACATTCTCTCCACATGGGATGGAATTGTTCTGGAAATGagtatgtatgtcttctttcatCATGAGGGGCTTTTACATAAGATGCAGACATTACTGTCTCGAAGGCTATTTTTAAGTGGTGGCTTATTTTATAGCTCCTGGCGTAGCTTTTCCCAGTGATTACAGTTTCACTCCTCTGGCCATAGTGAATCATATCTGTGTGTTTGAACactatttctccttccttccactcatGGAGTCTATCTCTGCCTGTGAATGTGGAGATTTACTCTGCCTTGCATACTTTTCAGGTGATGAGGTTTTATCTGGACAGGAGAAAtcataaaacacaaaatacacacTAGAAACATATCTGTAAGGGCACATGCTTCATTCACATATGGCAACTTGAGTATGACCCAAACCTGTACACGTGTAATCAATATACCCTGGACGGCATGGTTTCATCACGGACATGATCCTTCTGCCTGCCGCCCACCACCACCAGTCTACTGAACAGAAGAACTAGCCCATGGTAGATGTGTATCCAAAATTCAGAAACTAACAGAAAGGACTCTTGATGCTCCAAAAAGAGAAGTTCCCTTCCAGACCAAGTTTGAACATCCTGAAATATACTTACTTGACGTAAAAACGTACAACCAAGACATTCTCCACACTGAATTAGGCAAGTTTATTAGGCTCCTAATTTCCATGTCTAGAACGTGAACATGGATTTACATGCATTGTCTCATTTTGTGGATCTTACATGCATGGAGTCTTCAGTCAGCCGGGCCTCTGATTCTACTTGTCAGTAATGTACAGTTAGCTCAATGTGAGTAGATGACAAACACAGAATGATACATAAGCCGTAGCAATAAATCCCACCCAGTcccatttacctttttttttttccaaaatcatatCACAACTCTctcttgtaaaaaataaatttcagaacaaGGCATTTAATTCActttactgagaaaaataaagaagattctATCATTTTGGAGCAATGAATGTCCAACTATGGCTGAAAGGTACACCCtgagaattaaattattttaacgaACCCATTGAGGTTTATAAAGCTGTGTTAACCTAACGTCAGGAAGGGACACAAGATACAGGCACAAATGTCCCTGCTCATTTTGCTGTGCAATTCTCCAAGGACGCTGTGTTATAAACATCCTCATTGTCTTCAATGCTTGAAGCATCTGTAGAATCGGGATCGCTCACCACAATTCCCACAGAAGACAGACTGGTAATGAAGGCGTGCATCTGCTGGGCATAAATGTCCCTAATGTTAAAGTAAGGTAGCTCGTGACACTTCTCTGGTGGGTCCTCACTGCACTGGTCCACATCAATGTCCTTCTGCTTCTGGTAGTACTTGGAAAACTTGTTGAAGATAATGGTGATAGGGAGGGCCACCACCAAGATGCCGCAGATGATGCACGTGCTGGCGATAAGCTTCCCGGCCAAGGTGACTGGGTGCGTGTCTCCATAGCCCACAGTGGTCATGCTGATGGTGGCCCACCACCAGCAGATGGGGATGCTGGTGAGGCTGGATGTCTGCTCGTCTTTCTCCACAGAGTAGATAAGCACAGAAAAGATGGAAATgcccacagagagaaagagaagcaggagcCCAACTTCATGATAGCTGTGTCTCAGGGTGGCACCTAGAGACCGAAGTCCTACTGAGTGCCGGGCAAGCTTGAGGATTCGGAAAATCCTCATAAGCCTGAGGATCTGGACCACCTTGCCCATGTTTTCAATgtcctcactctcttcctccttgGTGTCTACAGCCAAGGTGGCATAGAAGGGGATAATGGAGACGAAGTCAATTATGTTCAGAGGGtttttccagaatttcttttgaCAGGGAGCAGCAAGCAGCCGGATGGCAAGCTCGCCAGTGAACCAAGCAATGCACGCGATCTCCACACCTTCCAGCACGGGGTCATCCACCTCTCCGTCCTCGTTCTGGAACTCTGACATGCTGTGCACACACATGGCCACAATGGAGGCCAGCACCACGCTCAAGGACGAGATGGCAATGAGCTTGGCAGACAGGCAGTAGGCTGGGTTTTCCATTCGAATCCAGATCTTCTTCCGGAGCTGACCAAATCGCAGCTTGTCAAACTTCTCCAGCTCCTTCTCAAACAGGGACGACTCTTCAAAGGAGGTGTCGGTACTCACGTCATTGCTCTTCTGGTCCCAGTCCTTCTCGTGGTTATCCTCCTTGCGTTCCTGGTAGCGATTACTGCAGCAGGAATCGATGAAGAGCTCGTTGATGCCCCAGTACTCGATCTCCTGGCAGAATGAGAATACGCACAGCTCCTCCATGACATGCAGCTTCCCCgtgtaataaaaattcaaaacgtATCTGAACAAGGAGGGGTTCCGATCAAAGTAGTACTCCTTATCGGCCACACTGTAGTCATCGCACAGCTCCAGGATGGCCTCTTCCGAGTGGCAGGTGAGCAGTTTTCCGAGTCTGGTGTGAGGAAACCGCAGGAGGGTGCTTTGGTCGACGGACTGCTTAAAGCCCCCCACGTTCAAGTTGACAAGTTCCTCGTCTTGTCCAGGGCGATGGAAAAACTCACCAAACACCATGGTGGATACAGGAGGCAGGGAGCTGGATGGGAAGGGAGATGAGGAAGTTCACGCTGCACCTGGAAGGAGCACAAGACGGCATTAGCGCTGCCCCGTTGTGCCTTGCCAAGCTTATTTTTAATCTGCCCTTTCCAGGATGATGGGCTACGTGAAGAGCAAAGCAGGAAAtggaataagaaggaaaaagcatTATGCATTTTAACcggaagaaaatgaacacaaaacagATTGTTCTCCAAAAACTGGGGTTGATGGATCcattttttaggaaaaagaagacTGCCATCTAAGTTTGATGAACCTTTGTTcctagttctttattttttttaagcatacaaAATTTACCTCCAGGCCCCCAAAAAGCAACGCCTTGTGGATCACTTACACAATACAAGCATCCCCAGTCTCAACCACAAGGTTCCTGCATTTGGCAATGCTCAGTTCAAACGTGACAGGCTGGTTGCTGCCTGACTTGTAGCTCACCTCTCCCTGTGGCCAGGTCTCAGTCATGCACCCTCACAAACAGTTCTCTTCTCTGCTCTGACCCTCGCCCCCAACCCACACGTGACTGGGGGCTCAGCTCAGCTCTTATAAAAGATGTAGCTTTCCCCTTCTGCTCCCATGTTTCACTCCTTTAAGAGAAAGCCCCATTCCTACATTTGGATGTGGACAATCAAGAGCATATAATTATCTCCCTGTCCTTAAGTACCCTACATCTTAAAGATATAGTTACACTTCATGGGATAGTGTTTCAGGTACATCCACAGAGAAGACAGTGACTTGGGGAAACCTCTATAAGTTAATTGCACTATCAGTTTCCTCATACaaacactctcctctctctcctgctccctcccctcacaGACAGTTCCCCACACACTCCCAATTGCCCCATAGACACCCAGTCTATACTGGCCCAGCACATCTAGTTCTGACACTAATTAGGATGTACCAGATCCATTTCTCAGGGAGAAAGTAATAGCTTTGACTATCACCCAATACAATGATACTTCCTCAGAGCAAATGGtgcagaaaaaagaaaggtaggaGACTATCATATACTAAATTCCTACAGGGTACTATTAGATGCTTCGATAGACACGATGCCATTTAATCCTGCCAACACTTTACAGAATGTGTACAGAAAAATggatgctcagagaggttgagtcaaAGATCACAGTATAGGTAAATGGtagagccagaatttaaacccaggttGGATTAATGCAAATCCATGCTACTCCCACTATATATACCCTCTCCTCCATCCACTTTCTTCCTTATTATAATCCAATAATGCAATGTGGGAAATGCTATAACAGAAATGAGTCAAGCATCTTTGGGCTTATTGAGAAAAGAGCAATGACCCTTGTCATTGGTTACATTTGGCTCAAACATTAACAGTTCAAGCAGAGTTGACCAAACAAGGGGAATGGGCATTCCCAACAGTGGGCACCAAGGGTTGGGCATAAGCAAGATTGGGAAGAATCTTGTATATCAGTCTACAGAGTCTGGACTTTACCTGTAAGCAAGACCACTAAACAatctttgtttattatttattttttatttttttaatgtttatctattttgaggcagagaaagtcagagagagacagagaaagacagagaatatcccaagcaggttctgcactgtcagcacagagcccagtgcagggctcgaacccacaaaccatgatttcatgacctgacctgaaatcaagagtcagacacttaaccgactgagccatccaggtgcccctaaacaatcTTAATCAATGACTGGACACAGCTGTCTTTGCCAACGGTGACTTAGAAAGACCCCACTGACAGTGGAGCAGGGGTCTGCTTGGGGTGAAAGTTCAGGGCCAAAGAGACAGGGCTACAACAGAACAggtgagaggaagggagaagaccCCAACTCACACAGTGGTGGTGTGTGTAAAGAGGAAGTGACAAAAATCAAGGAAAGTTTATAATGTCAAATCAGCAGTAATTGGTgattaatttgaaagaaaaaaaaaaggacaggaaattagaaaagcaaaaagagaatgtGTTTTCTACTCTGCAGTAAGTGGGTGATACGGGGACACTACTAGAGGAGGCAAAAAGATCAGGAAGGAATTTCTTGCCCCTTGTGTTTACGAAAAGCCAAGGCTGTGTGTGAGACAAGAGACTCCTCCTTTGAAAAGGATGCACCAGAGAACACAGC
Protein-coding sequences here:
- the KCNS3 gene encoding potassium voltage-gated channel subfamily S member 3, giving the protein MVFGEFFHRPGQDEELVNLNVGGFKQSVDQSTLLRFPHTRLGKLLTCHSEEAILELCDDYSVADKEYYFDRNPSLFRYVLNFYYTGKLHVMEELCVFSFCQEIEYWGINELFIDSCCSNRYQERKEDNHEKDWDQKSNDVSTDTSFEESSLFEKELEKFDKLRFGQLRKKIWIRMENPAYCLSAKLIAISSLSVVLASIVAMCVHSMSEFQNEDGEVDDPVLEGVEIACIAWFTGELAIRLLAAPCQKKFWKNPLNIIDFVSIIPFYATLAVDTKEEESEDIENMGKVVQILRLMRIFRILKLARHSVGLRSLGATLRHSYHEVGLLLLFLSVGISIFSVLIYSVEKDEQTSSLTSIPICWWWATISMTTVGYGDTHPVTLAGKLIASTCIICGILVVALPITIIFNKFSKYYQKQKDIDVDQCSEDPPEKCHELPYFNIRDIYAQQMHAFITSLSSVGIVVSDPDSTDASSIEDNEDVYNTASLENCTAK